A stretch of Cupriavidus necator DNA encodes these proteins:
- a CDS encoding PA0069 family radical SAM protein has translation MTSLRPGLRKGRGALSNIESRFDNWDRAHDDDALAAILELEGERPAPKTTVAFEDAKSIISRNQSPDVPFDQSINAYRGCEHGCSYCFARPTHAYLGLSPGLDFETKLTAKPNAAVLLEKELSKRTYIPSVIALGTNTDPYQPIEREHQLTRRILEVLEAFNHPVAITTKSHLVTRDIDILSRMAEKGLARVYLSVTTLDAELARRMEPRASTPSRRVDAIRMLTAAGIPTGVLAAPMIPALNDYELENILSATANAGASAAAYVLLRLPLEVHDIFIEWLEQHYPGRKNHVLSIIESMRDGKHYDAEFGRRMRGTGIFSELIAKRFELACNRLGLNQERRKLRTDLFQAPINPSPQGSLF, from the coding sequence ATGACATCACTTCGCCCGGGACTTCGCAAGGGCCGAGGCGCGCTGTCCAACATTGAATCCAGGTTCGACAATTGGGACAGAGCGCACGACGACGATGCACTTGCAGCCATTTTAGAGCTCGAGGGTGAACGCCCCGCGCCCAAAACAACTGTAGCATTTGAGGATGCAAAATCAATCATCTCGAGAAACCAATCGCCAGATGTCCCATTTGACCAGTCGATTAATGCATACCGGGGATGTGAACATGGTTGCTCGTACTGTTTTGCCCGGCCTACGCATGCATATTTAGGCCTTTCCCCCGGCCTTGATTTTGAGACCAAGCTTACTGCGAAGCCAAATGCTGCTGTGTTACTCGAGAAAGAGCTTTCAAAACGTACCTATATACCTAGCGTAATTGCCCTCGGTACCAATACTGACCCATACCAGCCTATTGAGCGAGAACACCAGCTGACTCGCAGAATCCTCGAGGTGCTCGAGGCTTTCAATCATCCGGTAGCGATTACTACCAAGTCGCATCTCGTGACACGCGACATCGACATCCTCTCGCGGATGGCGGAGAAGGGTCTCGCTCGCGTCTATCTCTCCGTCACCACGCTGGATGCGGAGCTTGCTAGGAGGATGGAGCCGCGTGCCAGCACCCCATCTAGGCGAGTGGACGCTATTCGCATGCTGACTGCTGCCGGGATACCCACCGGTGTATTGGCCGCGCCTATGATTCCCGCGCTTAACGATTATGAACTGGAGAATATCCTAAGCGCAACTGCAAATGCCGGTGCGTCCGCTGCCGCTTATGTGTTGCTCAGATTACCGCTGGAGGTGCACGACATCTTCATCGAATGGCTCGAGCAACACTACCCCGGACGGAAGAATCATGTCCTGAGCATTATTGAAAGCATGAGAGACGGCAAGCATTATGACGCCGAATTCGGGCGCAGAATGCGCGGCACGGGCATATTCTCAGAGCTGATTGCCAAACGATTCGAGCTTGCATGCAATCGGCTCGGCCTCAATCAGGAACGCAGAAAACTGCGTACCGACCTATTCCAGGCACCCATTAATCCTTCGCCCCAGGGAAGCTTATTCTGA
- a CDS encoding DUF4145 domain-containing protein yields the protein MDRIASTARRIIDYCSAWVARPCSTGPAVGIPKIGDGRTGADGKEQIYHPRTVTTFPTPQRVSRRPEWLAKIEQIDAHLSQILHQTYIALEADAFILASVGLRTAFDRTTEILKLDPGHTLEQKVALLKDKGYIGETEAAILSVVTDAGNAAAHRGWSPGAAEFRVLLIALEQFIERTVIQGTTALGIAQHIPPRHPRPKRAFSGAK from the coding sequence ATGGACCGCATAGCGTCAACGGCCAGACGGATCATCGACTACTGCAGTGCTTGGGTTGCAAGACCGTGCTCTACTGGTCCAGCAGTTGGAATTCCGAAGATTGGGGATGGCCGCACTGGTGCCGACGGCAAGGAGCAAATCTATCACCCGCGTACCGTCACGACTTTCCCTACACCGCAGCGCGTCAGCCGGCGTCCTGAATGGCTCGCCAAGATCGAGCAGATCGACGCCCATCTCTCGCAGATCTTGCACCAGACCTACATCGCCCTGGAAGCGGATGCGTTCATTCTAGCGTCGGTGGGCTTGCGTACCGCCTTTGACCGGACTACCGAGATCCTGAAACTCGATCCCGGACACACGCTGGAACAGAAGGTCGCCCTGCTTAAGGACAAGGGCTACATCGGGGAAACTGAGGCGGCAATTCTGTCAGTGGTTACCGATGCGGGCAATGCGGCCGCCCATCGCGGGTGGTCCCCTGGGGCTGCGGAATTCCGGGTCTTGCTTATCGCATTGGAGCAGTTCATCGAACGCACGGTGATTCAGGGCACCACTGCCCTAGGCATCGCCCAGCACATCCCACCGCGGCACCCGCGCCCGAAGCGTGCATTCTCGGGGGCAAAGTAA
- a CDS encoding serine/threonine-protein kinase: MHAPLTDLPAEFQRFQNLHFIASGGQKIVFRGTCPQHGAIVLKVFNPGTDMARFERELSAVQRIQCPLTPTILESGMTRQGGQPIPYVVESFIPGASIQQHLDAGSLQDPNVVRLATDILQVLTLTEQRGIVHRDIKPANLLLHADTGAIWLLDFGIARHLDRTALTVGPIGPCTAGFAPPEQFNALAAEVDVRSDLFALGVTLHTCIEGRNFYCEGARDHVEVFQRVQSVPLPRLTREPCGVAGFADLVMALTQIRRSHRPHSAAEARDWLAELLVQYQA; this comes from the coding sequence ATGCACGCGCCCCTGACCGATCTGCCTGCGGAATTCCAGCGTTTCCAGAATCTGCATTTCATTGCCTCGGGGGGACAGAAGATCGTCTTTCGCGGCACGTGCCCGCAGCATGGCGCCATCGTCCTGAAAGTGTTCAATCCGGGAACCGACATGGCGCGGTTCGAACGCGAACTGAGCGCGGTACAGCGCATCCAGTGCCCCCTGACGCCCACCATCCTGGAATCGGGCATGACCCGGCAAGGCGGCCAACCGATCCCGTACGTGGTCGAGTCGTTCATCCCCGGCGCATCGATTCAGCAGCACCTGGACGCCGGCAGCCTGCAGGACCCGAATGTCGTCCGACTGGCGACCGACATCCTCCAGGTGCTCACCCTGACCGAGCAACGCGGTATCGTGCATCGCGACATCAAGCCTGCCAACCTGCTCCTCCATGCCGACACGGGGGCGATCTGGCTGCTGGACTTTGGCATCGCGCGCCATCTTGACCGGACCGCCCTCACCGTGGGCCCCATCGGTCCCTGTACCGCCGGATTCGCGCCACCGGAGCAGTTCAACGCGCTCGCGGCCGAAGTCGACGTGCGCAGCGACCTGTTCGCCTTGGGCGTCACCCTTCATACCTGCATCGAAGGCCGCAACTTCTATTGCGAGGGCGCACGAGACCACGTGGAGGTCTTCCAGCGTGTGCAAAGCGTTCCCTTACCGCGGCTCACGCGCGAGCCTTGCGGTGTCGCGGGATTCGCCGACCTGGTGATGGCGCTCACGCAGATACGGCGCAGCCATCGGCCGCACTCGGCCGCCGAGGCACGTGACTGGCTCGCAGAACTGTTGGTCCAATACCAAGCATGA
- a CDS encoding RNA-directed DNA polymerase, translating into MTSSKYQFLAPTVALLSDKVVLAQAWKKTHTYIRKHNWFADTLELDTSAVDLEQTLEQWAQTLRTGQYLNQAARMVPAPKSGRWVIGTVPQRPEPGWYPVVDPGEAPVLRPLAHLPVREQTVASALMLCLADCIETLQGPTIGHADFAEAQRMGVYSYGNRLLCSWTELLPGTKHARFRWGNSDIYTRYFTDYQRFIDRPKYFAEQARDKGGTVLLVKLDLSAFYDNIDVGRLIESLRRHYAKFCETFPDYPKHDEDFLAVAREALTLRWDPQDSTYAPLLRDRALPRGLAQGLAASGFFANAYLIDFDKEIGRQLNTAIHFEGDEFTLVDYCRYVDDLRIVVSVDARLPHTHIPGVITQWVQRILDVTVNEHVEDDRNVLKLNARKTEHEEFAAVSAESGDVAAMRLLQQSLSGPFDLESLQQTSAGLNGLLALAELSREAETSAPSSSPLSLIERPKLQVKDDTLTRFAAFRLVKSLRLKMSFLGEEAAGVAHECEAVARRLAAAWVTNPALVQVLRYAFGIYPAADILLPVLEALRDKLDCPVAFERLVAQYVLAELFRSGATEIGWDSDAGPGPDVEHFRDALAATAHQLLNRRDSPWYLQQQASLFLTVTGRPLAPPEGTPELHRHAIVAGLVQGHPGPAQTLPAGDFVALSYVAYQITGSQANFKRGIQAWSKGRNQEALRLARELLRQTDSELYDYCFARPPRPRQRTPADITGAGDHTRPSGPPLRNSVWLPLQVVFCRAHNPLRQENALLKLALGLVRCMRKADTPEQLRPDFIQVRCADWDRLSHPHVHLEVSPSLRKSRETLNALYTTPEWCEGFAAWTYALGRVLRAAALGNVDFTSRRYVLAGEPSPYTGIRSTWQKRRFGMHHASGSITGHDASVTPWFSELLLQLLRWPGLEVESPLIPQAAAIESFDILETILYERLQGQNAIFGRSSMVPVYRFPVQFPLRRESRLRVVVVQGLLPQASHFTEFGKCLDGSDYRAWHRQHLGLLSVLINRHVRTLAHAKAEPGEEAEGRPFVDLIVFPELSVHVEDFDLLRALSDATGAIIYAGMVGELSPITRAPINVAKWIIPQRRETGRSFLVINQGKFHLTKDEREIGMESWRPYQAIIELRSGSRTYAISGAICYDATDIALAADLRDQSHMFVVAAMNKDIKTFDGMISALRFHMYQHVVLANSGEYGGSTTQAPYSKEHHRVVSHMHGGQQIGISVFEVETDDFGPGGKAFPSSGTGNGKTPPAGLRRVPWGTT; encoded by the coding sequence ATGACGAGTTCGAAATATCAGTTTCTGGCGCCCACGGTGGCGCTCCTTTCCGACAAGGTCGTACTGGCCCAGGCCTGGAAGAAAACGCACACCTATATCCGCAAACATAACTGGTTTGCCGACACGCTCGAACTCGACACGTCGGCGGTCGATCTTGAGCAAACCTTGGAACAGTGGGCGCAAACGCTGCGCACAGGCCAATATCTTAACCAGGCGGCCAGGATGGTTCCCGCACCCAAAAGCGGCCGCTGGGTCATCGGCACCGTGCCCCAGCGGCCAGAGCCTGGCTGGTATCCCGTGGTCGACCCCGGTGAAGCGCCCGTTCTCCGGCCACTCGCGCATCTTCCCGTCCGGGAGCAGACCGTGGCCAGTGCCCTCATGCTCTGTCTTGCGGATTGCATCGAAACGCTCCAGGGGCCCACCATCGGGCATGCCGACTTCGCCGAGGCGCAGCGCATGGGCGTGTACAGCTATGGAAACCGCCTGCTGTGTTCCTGGACCGAGCTCCTGCCGGGGACGAAACATGCCCGGTTTCGTTGGGGCAACTCCGACATCTACACGCGATACTTCACCGACTATCAGCGATTCATCGACCGGCCCAAGTACTTTGCCGAACAGGCGCGCGACAAGGGTGGCACCGTGCTGCTCGTCAAGCTGGATCTGTCCGCTTTCTACGACAACATCGACGTTGGACGACTAATCGAGTCCCTGCGGCGACACTATGCGAAGTTTTGCGAAACATTTCCTGATTATCCCAAGCACGACGAGGATTTCCTCGCGGTGGCGCGCGAAGCCCTGACGCTGCGCTGGGATCCTCAGGACTCGACCTATGCGCCCCTGCTACGCGACCGCGCTCTACCCAGAGGTCTGGCGCAGGGTCTGGCCGCCAGCGGCTTCTTTGCCAACGCCTACCTGATCGACTTCGACAAGGAAATTGGACGTCAGCTCAACACCGCGATTCACTTCGAAGGAGACGAGTTCACTCTGGTGGACTACTGTCGGTACGTCGATGATCTGCGTATCGTCGTCTCGGTCGACGCCAGGCTGCCGCACACACACATCCCTGGCGTGATTACCCAATGGGTCCAGCGTATCCTGGACGTGACGGTGAACGAGCATGTCGAGGACGACCGCAACGTTCTGAAACTGAACGCACGCAAGACCGAGCACGAAGAGTTCGCGGCCGTCAGCGCGGAAAGTGGCGATGTGGCGGCCATGCGCCTGCTGCAGCAAAGCCTGAGTGGCCCGTTTGATCTGGAATCGCTCCAACAGACCTCGGCGGGCCTGAACGGCCTTCTCGCACTGGCCGAACTCAGCCGCGAGGCCGAGACAAGCGCTCCCTCGTCTTCGCCCTTGTCCCTCATCGAACGGCCCAAGCTACAGGTCAAGGACGATACGCTGACGCGGTTTGCAGCGTTTCGCCTTGTCAAAAGCCTGCGACTGAAGATGAGCTTTCTGGGCGAGGAGGCGGCCGGTGTCGCGCACGAATGCGAAGCCGTCGCGCGTCGCCTCGCGGCCGCCTGGGTCACGAATCCCGCCCTGGTGCAAGTGCTTCGCTACGCGTTCGGGATCTACCCGGCCGCCGACATCCTGCTCCCGGTACTCGAAGCGCTGCGCGACAAGCTCGACTGCCCGGTCGCGTTCGAGCGCCTCGTGGCCCAATACGTGCTTGCCGAACTCTTCCGGTCCGGGGCCACCGAGATTGGCTGGGATAGCGATGCCGGGCCCGGGCCGGATGTCGAGCACTTCCGGGACGCGCTGGCGGCCACCGCACATCAACTGCTGAATCGACGCGATTCCCCGTGGTACCTCCAGCAACAAGCCTCGCTCTTCCTGACGGTAACTGGTCGGCCGCTTGCGCCGCCCGAAGGAACGCCCGAGCTGCATCGTCACGCGATCGTTGCCGGACTGGTACAGGGCCATCCCGGCCCGGCACAGACCCTCCCGGCCGGCGACTTCGTTGCCCTCAGCTATGTCGCCTACCAGATCACGGGGTCGCAAGCGAATTTCAAGCGCGGGATCCAGGCCTGGTCCAAGGGGCGAAATCAGGAAGCGCTGCGGCTGGCGCGCGAGCTGTTGCGTCAGACCGATAGCGAACTGTACGACTACTGCTTCGCGCGCCCACCACGCCCAAGGCAACGCACACCAGCCGATATCACCGGTGCTGGAGACCACACGCGCCCTTCGGGTCCCCCTCTGCGCAACAGCGTCTGGCTGCCTTTGCAGGTGGTCTTCTGCCGCGCTCACAATCCGCTCCGCCAGGAGAATGCGCTGCTGAAGCTGGCGCTTGGCCTGGTGCGCTGTATGCGGAAAGCCGATACGCCCGAACAACTGCGACCGGACTTCATTCAGGTCCGCTGTGCCGATTGGGACAGACTATCCCATCCGCACGTTCACCTTGAAGTCAGCCCCTCGTTGCGGAAATCGCGCGAAACCCTGAACGCGCTCTATACCACGCCAGAATGGTGTGAGGGATTTGCGGCGTGGACCTACGCACTGGGCCGCGTGCTACGCGCCGCCGCCCTAGGCAACGTCGACTTCACCAGTCGCCGCTATGTGCTCGCCGGGGAGCCAAGCCCTTACACAGGCATTCGCTCGACCTGGCAGAAACGCCGCTTCGGCATGCATCATGCGTCCGGCTCGATTACCGGCCACGACGCCTCCGTCACCCCATGGTTCAGCGAACTGCTGTTGCAGCTCCTGCGATGGCCCGGCCTCGAAGTCGAGAGTCCACTGATCCCGCAGGCTGCCGCTATCGAGTCCTTCGACATACTGGAAACGATACTCTATGAACGGTTACAGGGGCAGAACGCCATTTTCGGACGCAGCTCCATGGTGCCAGTCTATCGCTTTCCGGTTCAGTTCCCCTTGCGGCGCGAGTCTCGCCTTCGCGTCGTGGTGGTACAGGGTCTGCTGCCGCAAGCTTCGCACTTCACGGAGTTTGGTAAGTGTCTGGACGGTAGCGACTACAGAGCCTGGCATCGGCAACACCTCGGCCTTTTGAGTGTCCTGATCAACCGGCACGTACGTACGCTCGCTCACGCAAAAGCAGAACCTGGCGAGGAAGCGGAGGGGCGGCCTTTCGTGGACCTCATCGTGTTCCCCGAGCTTTCCGTTCATGTCGAGGATTTCGATCTGCTACGTGCCCTGTCGGACGCAACGGGCGCCATCATCTATGCCGGCATGGTAGGAGAGCTGTCGCCAATAACGAGGGCACCGATCAATGTTGCCAAGTGGATCATCCCTCAGCGACGGGAAACGGGCCGGTCATTCCTCGTCATCAACCAGGGCAAGTTTCATCTTACAAAGGACGAGCGGGAGATAGGAATGGAGTCATGGCGGCCGTATCAGGCTATCATCGAGCTCCGCAGCGGGAGTCGCACCTACGCCATCAGCGGCGCCATCTGCTATGACGCCACGGACATCGCCCTCGCTGCCGACTTGCGCGACCAGTCCCACATGTTCGTGGTCGCCGCCATGAACAAGGACATCAAGACGTTCGATGGCATGATTAGCGCGCTCCGCTTCCACATGTATCAGCATGTGGTACTCGCGAATAGCGGTGAATATGGAGGCTCCACGACCCAGGCCCCCTACTCCAAGGAGCACCATCGCGTCGTGAGTCACATGCATGGCGGCCAGCAGATCGGGATCAGCGTTTTCGAGGTCGAGACGGACGACTTTGGTCCGGGTGGCAAGGCCTTCCCGAGCTCCGGAACAGGGAATGGCAAGACGCCACCGGCGGGACTGCGGCGAGTTCCATGGGGCACCACTTAA
- a CDS encoding lipase family protein, whose product MTRRTARPLWIRVMSRAPGMALAGGAARAVLAIAMALCVLAGAPALAGPLDDPRSDAFYTPPQPLPSGPHGTLIRSRPFIPVGLLAYGWQVMYKSNDVNGLPIAITGTVLVPFTPWLSGPRPVIAWAPGTQGQADNCAPSHQYALSTEYEATIAGATPATLARGWAIAMTDYQGLGTPGDHTWGIGKAEGQAVLDAALAAQQLSGAGLSANAPVGIMGYSQGGHAAAFAAELQPAYAPGLNVRGVAAGAGPFSIADVYANVNGGPFGGVGPIALMGLNAAYPELGLSSILTPYGQSVIADFRGTKCLLDVTASYPFLSDSVLVQAPAILNRADWLARMAQNQSGNGVPAVPALVYAGTLDEIIPFGQNQKLFAAWCARGGNVAFRTIGATEHATGLLLGLPVALDWMTQRFGSVPAVSECP is encoded by the coding sequence ATGACTCGTCGTACTGCAAGACCGTTGTGGATCCGCGTAATGTCTCGCGCTCCTGGCATGGCCCTTGCCGGGGGCGCGGCACGCGCAGTCCTGGCGATTGCCATGGCGCTGTGTGTCCTGGCTGGCGCGCCGGCGCTAGCCGGCCCGCTCGACGACCCGAGGAGCGATGCCTTCTACACGCCGCCCCAGCCGTTGCCGAGCGGGCCCCATGGCACGCTGATTCGCTCCCGTCCATTCATTCCGGTTGGATTGCTGGCTTACGGCTGGCAGGTCATGTACAAGTCCAACGACGTCAATGGCTTGCCGATTGCCATCACCGGCACCGTGCTGGTGCCCTTTACGCCATGGCTCTCCGGCCCCCGGCCGGTTATTGCGTGGGCTCCAGGAACGCAGGGCCAGGCCGACAACTGCGCGCCCTCGCACCAGTACGCGCTGAGCACGGAATATGAAGCGACGATTGCCGGCGCGACGCCGGCAACCCTCGCCCGCGGTTGGGCGATCGCGATGACGGACTATCAGGGTCTTGGTACACCGGGCGATCACACCTGGGGGATCGGCAAGGCCGAAGGGCAAGCCGTCCTCGACGCGGCACTGGCGGCGCAGCAGTTGAGCGGGGCGGGCCTGTCGGCGAACGCCCCCGTCGGCATCATGGGCTATTCCCAGGGTGGCCATGCAGCGGCTTTCGCGGCCGAACTGCAGCCCGCATATGCCCCCGGTCTGAATGTGCGGGGCGTTGCCGCAGGAGCTGGGCCATTCAGCATCGCTGATGTATATGCGAACGTTAATGGTGGCCCGTTCGGCGGGGTAGGGCCGATTGCGCTGATGGGCCTGAATGCCGCCTACCCTGAACTTGGCCTCTCATCGATCCTCACACCCTATGGGCAGTCGGTGATTGCCGACTTTCGCGGCACAAAATGCCTGCTTGACGTGACTGCCAGCTATCCGTTCCTGTCTGACTCGGTCCTCGTCCAGGCTCCAGCCATCCTGAACCGCGCCGACTGGCTGGCGCGCATGGCGCAGAACCAGAGCGGCAATGGCGTGCCTGCCGTACCGGCATTGGTGTACGCGGGAACCCTCGACGAGATCATCCCCTTTGGGCAGAACCAGAAGCTGTTTGCCGCCTGGTGTGCGCGCGGTGGCAACGTGGCGTTCCGGACCATCGGCGCGACCGAACACGCCACTGGGCTGCTTCTCGGCTTGCCGGTTGCACTGGACTGGATGACACAGCGATTCGGCAGTGTCCCTGCGGTATCCGAGTGCCCATAG
- a CDS encoding SDR family oxidoreductase, with the protein MQVNLDFTGRHIFVFGGTTGINFGIAQAFARQGASVTVASRKQENVDAAHQQLAQLGGPVLGVCADVRDFDAVGRAFAEAVERFGPVDVLISGAAGNFLCEAKDMSSNGFRVVVDIDLVGTFHVLRQAYGHLRKPGAAVINITAPQSFVPIRYQAHASAAKAGVDQLTRVLALEWGGDGIRINSISPGPIEGTEGFRRLMAPTEAERAAAQSSVPMQRFGTVDDIANLALFLASPYAGYISGALVPCDGGGALESVKVPLEAAGRAAAATGKPA; encoded by the coding sequence ATGCAAGTCAATCTCGATTTTACCGGTCGCCACATCTTCGTGTTCGGCGGCACCACTGGCATCAACTTCGGCATCGCCCAGGCGTTCGCCAGGCAAGGCGCCAGCGTGACAGTGGCCAGCCGCAAGCAGGAGAACGTCGATGCCGCGCACCAGCAGCTCGCACAGCTTGGCGGGCCGGTCCTTGGGGTCTGCGCCGATGTGCGCGATTTCGATGCGGTAGGCCGGGCGTTCGCCGAAGCGGTCGAACGCTTCGGCCCTGTCGATGTGCTGATTTCCGGTGCTGCGGGCAATTTTCTGTGCGAGGCGAAGGACATGTCGTCGAACGGATTTCGCGTGGTGGTCGACATCGACCTGGTCGGCACTTTCCACGTGCTGCGCCAGGCCTATGGCCACCTGCGCAAGCCAGGCGCGGCGGTGATCAATATCACGGCTCCGCAGTCCTTCGTGCCGATTCGCTACCAGGCGCACGCCAGTGCCGCCAAGGCGGGGGTCGACCAACTTACGCGCGTGCTCGCGCTCGAATGGGGCGGTGATGGCATCCGCATCAACTCGATCTCGCCAGGGCCGATCGAGGGTACGGAGGGCTTCCGGCGGTTGATGGCGCCCACCGAGGCGGAGCGCGCCGCTGCGCAATCCAGCGTGCCGATGCAGCGCTTTGGCACCGTGGACGATATCGCCAATCTTGCACTGTTCCTGGCATCGCCCTATGCGGGGTACATCTCGGGCGCGCTTGTGCCGTGCGACGGCGGTGGTGCCCTGGAGAGCGTCAAGGTGCCACTTGAAGCGGCGGGCCGTGCGGCAGCGGCGACCGGAAAGCCGGCCTGA
- a CDS encoding enoyl-CoA hydratase/isomerase family protein, with protein sequence MDQPVLLTRQGAVATITLNRPERGNAIDTEAARALIGCIDEVATDTAVRTVVLRAAGRQFCAGGNIDAFLHAGAGLPSMLEELLGPLHTALYKLATLPVPVVSAVNGPVGGGGIGLALCADIVLAAESMKLRGGYSAIGLTPDAGSSWFLTRRVGAMRAKQLFFTNGALSARQCLEMGIVSEVVPDAGLPARADALAEALAHGATGALGRIKQLVDGAHERTLRVQLDLEHSLMVESAASAHAAEGIAAFIDRRAPRFD encoded by the coding sequence ATGGACCAACCCGTCCTTCTGACGCGGCAAGGTGCCGTCGCCACCATTACGCTGAACCGGCCCGAGCGGGGCAACGCCATCGACACCGAGGCGGCGCGCGCGCTGATCGGGTGCATCGACGAGGTGGCGACCGACACGGCGGTACGCACGGTCGTGCTGCGTGCTGCGGGGCGGCAGTTCTGCGCCGGTGGGAACATCGACGCCTTCCTCCACGCCGGCGCAGGCCTGCCGTCCATGCTCGAAGAACTGCTCGGCCCGTTGCATACTGCCCTGTACAAGCTCGCCACGCTGCCGGTTCCAGTGGTCAGTGCGGTCAACGGGCCGGTCGGCGGCGGCGGCATCGGCCTGGCGCTTTGCGCGGATATCGTGCTGGCGGCCGAGTCGATGAAGCTGCGCGGCGGCTATTCCGCCATCGGGCTCACGCCAGATGCCGGTTCGTCCTGGTTCCTGACGCGCCGCGTCGGCGCCATGCGCGCCAAGCAACTCTTCTTCACCAATGGGGCGCTTTCCGCCAGGCAGTGCCTGGAGATGGGGATCGTGAGCGAGGTGGTCCCGGATGCCGGGCTTCCGGCACGCGCGGATGCGCTGGCTGAAGCACTGGCGCACGGCGCGACCGGAGCGCTGGGGCGGATCAAGCAACTGGTTGACGGTGCGCACGAGAGAACACTGCGCGTGCAGCTCGATCTTGAGCACAGCCTGATGGTTGAGTCCGCTGCCAGTGCTCATGCCGCCGAAGGCATTGCTGCCTTTATCGACAGGCGGGCGCCCAGGTTCGACTGA
- a CDS encoding lipid-transfer protein: MSSNVLIAGVGMVPFRRPGQSDPYDVMAEKAVRTALADAGIDYSLVDQAFASFVYGDSCSGERALYRVGMTGIPITNVNNNCASGSSALYLARQAVLAGAAECALAVGFEQMQPGALDRVFPGHADPLERHRESVAVAMGFGEAERALPPALMMFGSQLEWTARELHIPDEVFARIAVKARAHARHNPYAIFRDPLTVEAVLAAPTVWGRLRKLYACPPSCGAAAVIVCSEPFARRHGLRMDVAILAHEIGSDISADLDPPNVPDALSRGAARRTADRAYAMAGVAPLDIDVAEVHDCFVSNELLTYACLGFCEEQDLERFVVEGRNTYGGQVVVCPSGGLLSKGHPLGATGLAQITELATQLRGSAGQRQVEGARTALQHNGGLGTAVSVAILQRQG, from the coding sequence ATGAGCAGCAATGTACTGATCGCCGGCGTCGGGATGGTGCCGTTCAGGCGCCCCGGCCAGAGCGACCCCTATGACGTGATGGCCGAAAAGGCGGTGCGCACCGCCCTGGCCGATGCCGGCATCGATTACAGCCTGGTGGACCAAGCTTTCGCGAGCTTCGTCTACGGAGACTCGTGCTCGGGGGAACGCGCGCTCTACCGGGTCGGTATGACCGGCATCCCGATCACCAACGTCAACAACAACTGTGCTTCGGGTTCTTCGGCGCTGTACCTGGCGCGGCAGGCAGTGCTGGCAGGCGCGGCGGAATGCGCGCTTGCGGTCGGCTTTGAGCAAATGCAGCCCGGCGCGTTGGACCGGGTGTTTCCAGGCCATGCCGATCCGCTGGAGCGCCACCGCGAGAGCGTGGCGGTGGCGATGGGCTTTGGTGAAGCGGAACGCGCGTTGCCGCCAGCGCTGATGATGTTCGGCTCGCAGCTCGAATGGACGGCGCGCGAACTGCATATCCCGGACGAGGTGTTCGCGCGCATTGCGGTCAAGGCGCGCGCACATGCCAGGCACAACCCCTACGCGATCTTCCGCGACCCGCTCACAGTCGAAGCGGTGCTGGCCGCCCCCACGGTCTGGGGGCGCCTGCGCAAGCTCTACGCCTGCCCGCCGAGCTGTGGCGCCGCCGCCGTGATTGTGTGCAGCGAGCCGTTTGCGCGACGCCACGGGCTGCGTATGGACGTGGCGATCCTCGCGCACGAAATAGGCAGCGATATTTCTGCCGACCTCGATCCGCCCAACGTGCCCGATGCGCTGAGCCGGGGCGCGGCGCGCCGCACGGCTGACCGCGCATACGCCATGGCCGGCGTGGCGCCGCTGGACATTGACGTGGCGGAAGTGCACGACTGCTTCGTCAGCAACGAGTTGCTCACCTACGCGTGCCTGGGCTTCTGCGAAGAGCAAGACCTTGAGCGCTTCGTGGTCGAGGGACGCAACACCTACGGCGGCCAGGTGGTGGTGTGTCCGTCAGGTGGCTTGTTGTCCAAGGGGCACCCGCTGGGCGCGACCGGGCTGGCGCAGATCACCGAGCTCGCCACCCAATTGCGTGGCAGCGCCGGCCAGCGGCAGGTCGAGGGCGCCCGCACGGCGCTGCAGCACAACGGCGGGTTGGGCACTGCGGTATCAGTCGCGATCCTGCAGCGCCAGGGCTGA